One genomic segment of Hevea brasiliensis isolate MT/VB/25A 57/8 chromosome 3, ASM3005281v1, whole genome shotgun sequence includes these proteins:
- the LOC110638794 gene encoding UPF0481 protein At3g47200-like, translated as MAGTNWVIEVNKKVESMMDTDNSTEEERWKKSAIYKIPAFVTDLNKKAYRPQAVSFGSYHHGEDYLKPMEEHKQRALLHFLKRANKPLQVFVDSLTEVVQVLKDYYDPLDIFWQEDTRFLQLMILDGCFMLEILRIATYTLDDYAPNDPIFSNHGKLYIMPYIMRDMLMLENQLPLLVLDKLVAVESGKEMDEDFVSKLILMFCFPDAPVSSLGKCLHSLDVYRKSLLQKHGGGKRRSRLRSRRHKSGDNIIRSAAELNEAGIRFKKSKTRSLKDISFRGGVLRLPVIVVDDATESIFLNLIAFERFHVGAGNEVTSYVFFMDNIIDSERDVALLHSRGIIQNAIGSDKAVAKLFNSLSKDISLDPNSSLDFVHKRVNAYCKKAWNEWRANLIHTYFRNPWAILSLIGAVFLFALTIAQTVYSIYPYYQNNESTPPPSTPMLPPTPSPLPYSKPPSPHPRQ; from the exons ATGGCGGGAACGAATTGGGTTATTGAAGTCAACAAAAAGGTTGAGAGCATGATGGATACTGATAATTCCACGGAGGAGGAGCGGTGGAAGAAGAGTGCAATCTACAAAATACCTGCATTTGTCACAGACCTGAATAAGAAAGCCTACAGGCCTCAGGCAGTCTCGTTTGGTTCTTATCATCACGGGGAAGATTATCTGAAGCCAATGGAGGAGCATAAGCAAAGAGCCCTTCTTCATTTTCTAAAAAGAGCAAACAAACCTTTACAAGTTTTTGTTGATTCTTTAACTGAAGTAGTGCAGGTTTTGAAAGACTACTACGATCCTCTTGATATATTTTGGCAGGAAGATACTAGATTTCTGCAATTGATGATTCTTGATGGCTGTTTCATGCTGGAGATCTTACGCATTGCTACTTATACATTGGATGACTATGCACCCAATGATCCAATTTTTAGCAATCATGGGAAGCTCTATATCATGCCATATATAATGCGTGACATGCTGATGCTTGAAAATCAACTGCCATTATTGGTTCTGGACAAGCTGGTGGCTGTTGAAAGCGGTAAAGAAATG GATGAAGACTTTGTCAGCAAGCTCATTCTCATGTTCTGCTTTCCTGATGCCCCTGTCTCAAGCCTGGGTAAGTGTTTGCATTCATTGGATGTGTACAGGAAGAGTTTACTTCAAAAACATGGTGGGGGAAAGCGTCGCAGCAGATTAAGAAGTAGACGCCATAAAAGTGGTGACAATATTATCCGGTCAGCAGCAGAGCTCAATGAAGCAGGAATCCGGTTCAAGAAAAGTAAAACTAGAAGCTTGAAAGACATCTCATTCCGAGGAGGAGTCCTTAGGCTTCCAGTAATTGTGGTGGATGATGCAACTGAGTCAATCTTTTTGAATTTGATAGCCTTTGAACGGTTCCATGTTGGTGCAGGCAATGAGGTAACATCTTACGTCTTTTTCATGGACAACATCATTGACAGTGAGAGGGATGTTGCCCTCCTACACTCGAGAGGGATCATCCAGAATGCTATTGGAAGTGACAAAGCTGTTGCTAAATTGTTCAATTCTCTCTCTAAGGATATTTCGCTCGATCCAAATAGCAGCCTAGATTTTGTTCATAAGAGGGTCAATGCCTACTGCAAGAAGGCTTGGAACGAGTGGCGTGCCAACCTCATTCATACCTATTTCAGAAATCCCTGGGCTATCCTGTCTCTTATTGGTGCAGTCTTTCTTTTCGCCCTCACTATTGCTCAAACTGTGTATTCTATATATCCCTACTACCAAAATAATGAATCTACACCACCACCATCTACCCCTATGCTTCCTCCGACACCCTCTCCTCTGCCTTATTCAAAACCACCTTCACCCCACCCCCGCCAATGA